GGCAAGGGTCCCCAACAGATCTAAGGTAGTAGCTACTGAGTGAGTCTCCTCATCATTAGTCCTGTGGCACAACATCTTGAGTGGTTCCTATAGCTAGCCTGGATCATTTTCATGGGAGAATTATATCTGATTGGGAGCTGGTGTCCTGTGCTCTCATCCCAGGCAGCCTCTGGGCCAGGCCGGCTCTCCCTGACTCTTCCCTGGCCTGGCAAAGTTGGTGGCTGAGATTGTTTTGCAATTAACAGATTAGCTTAGCgcttaaaagacaaaatagtgggtcacggtggctcagtggcagagttcttgcctgccatgccagagacacaggttcagttcctggtgcctgaccatgaaaaaaaaaagaaaagataaaatagatatattttgttttctcagtttGTGTCTACCCTTGATGGAAGAGCTTTTTAAACTATCAACATATTGACCAACACTGCTCCAGCTAAGTCTATAAATAATACCTTTAAGTTCCTTATGCTCAGTTTGCTTCTTCCTcatggcaaaattctcaaattgtATATACAAGGATCTGGTTTTTAGGTATCAGAAACAGTTTGAGAAGCACTTTCTTATACTCCACCCAATCTTCTATTGGAGAGgggaaaaatgcaaaaacaactgaaaatcaGTGCTTGTACTAAAGCTTCCAATGTCCAAGCTCCTGCTTGCTTTGGGTCACATGATTTAGTAGGAACCAGCAAAGGGTAGTACTAGTCACTACTTCATCTAGTTTCTCGGTTGTAGAAAAGATTCTTAGACTTCCAATGTCAATGAAATAAACTCTTTCAGCCTCAACCTGCAAACATTGCGAAACTAAAATTTGCTTGGCCCCATCTCTTGCTTGAGGAAATCCCATCTCCCCAGGAAGTGTAGAGTGGCACTCAAAGCTCTTTTGCTGTGTGCCTAAGTTTTCACATTGTATTTCCCAATTTGAATGTAAATTGAAACCCTCCTTCCTGTAAGAGGTTCTTCTCCTAGGTGTTGTCTGCTTTTTTTCAATTGAGTAGAGCCATTTCCAAGTTTATTTCACCTAAACtactcttattttaaaatgttattgagggtggctcagcaggcaagaatgcttgcctgccatgctggaggacccggattcgattcccagtgcctgcccatgtttaaaaaaaaaaaatgttattgaaaCCCAAAGAGGCTCATAAATAACACTCAATTTTCTACTGCTTACTAGCTggaaccttgggcaagttactctatgtgcttcagtttcctcacaaTCTGTAAAGAGATCATAAGTATGGAATAAGTTAATAAAGTCAACATAGTGTCTTCATCCAAATAGTAGCCACTAAGTTTAATGAGGGGAAAGGTCATAACTTGGCCATTCATAGGACTATTTCAAGTGGGGATAGAGACTTGGACAGAGAGAAAACCTGCCTTTGCAACCTGGAGAAGGGCAGGACCCAGTCTCCAGTGGAGTACCCAGTTGGGGTGGCCAGAGGGGATAGGGAAAGTAACAGAGGAAAGGCCTGGAGAGCAGTCCTGGTCACTGGAGAGGAGGTACGAAAGGGTGATTACGTACTGATTCTGCCTTTTGGCTTTCAGGCCTCGCCCTCATCCAGGGACATGAGAGAAAATCCACCTAAACTAAACTGAGTATCTTAGCTCAGTGGGACAAGTGTTGATAGACCAGCAGTCTTCATTCCTTGATCCATTCTGTGTCCTAGCTCCCATACCTACCCATTCTTCTGTGTGACTCTGGGTAAGCTACCCAACATCTCTGAAATTCCACAACTGACTATATGATCTCCAGGTTTCCTTCCAGCTCAAAAACTTGGAAAATCAGTTTCATAACTCTTTCATCAATCACTGTACCTCTCCACCCTAGCAGAGTTCTGCTAGAACAATCAATTCCGTACACGTGACTGAACTCACTCAGGATTTCTATTCCCGGTTGTATTTTCCCGCAAAGATTCCAACCACAGCGGCCACACTTACGTGTCACAAGGTGGGACTAGAAACACGAGTTttatagaaggaaaaactgaTTAATTCAGAATCAGAAAATTCCAAcgggaaaaatcaagaaaagaggATTTGACTTTTAACTTGtcagcagaaagaaaaggaaacggaAGGGGGTGGTGGCGGTGACGGTAGGTGGTTATCAAGATACAAGGCAAAAATAAAACGAAGTTGGGCGCTCCTTCCCTCACCCTCAGCTCTGGCTGACCGCCCTACAAACTTCAGGAAACTTCAGCAGAACGCCCACCACCCCAGGGAGCGTTCAaggactccccccacccccacccccgccaaatACTCGCATTTCATGCAGAGACAAGTTGTGAGCGACTGGGTTTCATCGAGGCAAGCCCCCTGTCCCACACGTCAGCCATGGACTCCCGCGGGTTCCTCCCAGCCCAGCCTGCGGGGCTCAGCACGAGGCCGGTCCGCAGAGGGCGCGGGAACCTCGCGCTGCCCCGGAGCTCACCGCAGTCCTTGAAGTACACCGGCTCGGCCAGGGCAGCGGCGCTGAGCGCCAGGAGCAGGAGCGCAGGGGCCAGGAAACGCATCGCAGCTAAGGAAGGTCCCAGCGCGAGCAAGGAAGAAAAGGCCACCGCGGTCACGAGATAAACCTGCCCAGTGGGGGCCGAGGAGGGGGCCAGTCAGGCGACCAGTCATCACCAACAGGGCCGAGGCCTGCCCGAGCCCCGCCCCCAGATCCAGAGAGCCAGGCCCGGctcggcccggcccggcccggccccgaCGCCCGCCCATCTCGGTCCATCTCCGCCCATCTTCGCCACTCTGCAGCGCTCGGTCCTATATCCGCCCCACCCCGCTTCGGTCTTCAGCGCGCAGTCGGGGCTTTGTTGGGGGCATTTCTGGAACATTTCTAGCCAATCAAGCCCCTCCTCCTCTAATATTATCCAATAGTTCCGCCGGGGGCGTGGTCCCCTGAGACCCCGCCCCCCGCACATTCTCCCCGCCTCCCCGGGCCAAGGCGGAGGAGGGGCTGGGACGACGCAAGGGGTGGGCTTGCGGAGGAAGATGGCGGCCGCCTGGTGGTTATCTGTGACGTCCGCGGCGCTGAGAGCGGTCACTCCTTGGCCGAAGAGCAGGTACCAAGCCGGAAGGGCTCCTAGGAAGAGTGTTAGGTTCTGCGGCGCCAGAACAAATGGGAAACTAAGGCCTGCAGGGGAGGTGGGGGTTTCGCGCGAGGCTGTCGAGGCCGGGGTCGCCGGGTGCCCCTTCAGGGGCTCATCGTCCTCCCTCGCGCGGCAGGCTCACCGCGGCTTCTCCCCGGCCTCAGGCTCGTCGGGAAGCGTCGTCCTCCAATCCCGAGGCAGGCGAAGGACAAATCCGCCTCACTGATACCTGCGTCCAGGTAGGAGGCCGGGTGCGGGGTGGCGGTGCCCAGGAGAGTCCCCGAAGTGCTGAGATCTCCCCTTCGCCCACCTTTCTCcgtcccctgccctcccctcccctgtgtTTTTGATCCCCTTCCTGCATTTCAGAGGCTGCTGGAAATCACCGAAGGGTCAGAATTCCTTAGACTGCAGGTGGAGGGAGGTGGATGCTCCGGATTCCAATATAAATTTTCACTGGATACAGTTATCAACCCCGACGACAGGCaaggaggaggaaggggtggGTCCTCAGAGGATGTTCGGGAAGGATAAAAGTGTCTCCTGTTTAAGGTGCACTattattccaaaatttaaaagtttactaAGGATGGCTAACACCGTTGGTACAATGGGGATGCAGTGAAGATTTGTCGTCATGGCTTATAACAGCTGTAAATTATAGGAAGAAGATTGGCCTGCCCAAGTTCATAGGGTAGTAGGTAGACTCAACTAGCTTCCAAGCCTACACCCTTAAACATTTCCCagtatttgtttcatttaatatttttgtttcaaagaaaagaaacacttgTTAGAAGTAATAAGGAATGCTCCCTCTGTACTTTGGAGAATAGAGGGTATACATCTGTGAGCTGAGAGGGTGTCAAGTTTTGGGTGTTTATGACATTAATTAATGCCCTCTTCCTGTCTTTTCAGGGTATTTGAACAGGGTGGGGCAAGAGTGGTGGTTGACTCTGATAGCTTGGCCTTCGTGAAAGGGGCCCAGGTGGACTTCAGCCAAGAACTAATCCGAAGCTCATTTCAAGTATTGAACAATCCTCAAGCGCAGCAAGGCTGCTCATGTGGGTCATCTTTCTCTATCAAACTTTGACAAGTGACCCAGAGATTGACACCAGTCCTACCACTTTGAGAAGCCTGGGGTTAGTAGAATTCTAGAGGTTTCCTTCTAATCATGGTCCTCTCtcagttttatttccttcaaCTTAGGAGTGTTATGTTTTGTCACTATTATTTTCAGAATGTGAATCTTTTGCTCTTGGCTTAATCCTCCcttcacagttctgaggccaagaccCCAGATGCTATTACTTCAGGTTTAATCACTGGTTGAAACCCAGTGTAATCTGTAGAGCCTCCAAAGCTCTGACCTTTagagctgtttgtatatatgtgtatagcTATGTATAAAggcttaattttaaaagaaaatccttaTTAACTTAAGCTTTGGATCAGGGTAACAGATGCACTAGCTTAAACAATGGCTACTAGACCCGAGGACATGagaaaggcaaatgaaatgtTCTTTTTCATCTCACCTTTTGTGAATGTGACACTTGATACCTGACTTATCCTTATTTTGCATGCATCCTGCTCTCCGTTACCCGTTTGTTAGGGCAAATACATTCTACACTCCTACTCATGGATCTGCTAGATGCATAAAACGAAGAGCTTGTCACCCAGACAATTTGGATTTCACAAATCCCCATTGATATCTGAATCATTTGAAAAATAGCCTCTCTACTCACACTGACACTTCAAGTTTCTGTGATCATTTAATGACTGAATCTTTTCAGGATATATTATTTCATCCACTTTATGGTGTGAAATGTCTCTGGTCTTAAGCATGAGCAGGAAACAAACCCTTTGTTGATGTGGACAATAAATACTTAGGAACCTTTTTATAGAGAGAATTACCTGATAAATATAGGATGCCCAGTTGAATTTGTATTTCAGATAAACAAGGAATGATATTTTAGTGTAGgcatgtcccaaatattgcataaggcatatttatactaaaaaataattgctgcttatctaaaattcaaatttaactgggcagcCTGTATTTTTATTCAGTAAGTCTGGCAGCGCTTCTTTTATGTCACTGAATAAAAACCTTTATAAGCCACAAAATTCAATGAGTTTTGAAGTACCTGTTTGAGTATGGCACTTAAATCAGGTACAGAGTTTTAAATAATCATTGTCTCTGTGTGACAGGGTAGGGGGAGCCAGAACCGTGTGGACAGTGTATCAGtgagggttctccagagaagcagaaccaacaggacatatatttctatataaagagatttttcataAAGATTTGACTTACATCAGATTTGAACGACAGGTTGGAGATTGGAAATTCTGGTGAGAGTGATGTTGAATTCTTGAGTCTGAATTCCTaaggctggaaactcaggaagAAGAGGGGGTGGTCTTAATTCCTTCTACTCTCTGGAACCATCAGTTCTTGCTAGTGAGACCTgcaactgattgaatgaggccACCCTCATTATGGaggataatctcctttatttAGGTTCCATTGATTGTAGATTTATGAAATACCTCCACAGTAACAACTCGGCTAGTGTTTGACCAAGAACTGGACCCCATAACCCAGTCAGATTGCAcataaaattaatcatcacaggcagctaaaagaaaatccaTAATGGCAACAACGACAAAATGATTTATTACTGCTAATTTTGAACAAACTACAACCAAGTTGGTTCTGGAAGAGATGTTGGTTAAATCTTGGCTCAGGAGCCTAAAAGCTCATTATAGCAAAAACTTGTTGAAATTTCCTGACTTGACTGGAATTAAGGTCGTTCTATAAaacaatttaccaaaaaaaaaaaaaaatggaaataaacaatTTAGAGACagaaactcaatatttaataTCCAATGTGGGGAAACCTAGGTCTTAGAGAAAACAAACCTATCATATTATTATGGGAAAGACGGGGACACTCAGAAACCAAAGGTAGAAAGCAGGGTACTGTGGAAGCATCTGCATGTGAAGTTACTAATACATAGAAGGAACCGCCAGTGCTTGGGTATAATAAAGATTTTCAGCTCAAAACGGTTTCTTTCATCCTCTTTGTAAAGAGactttcctgtattttattttttttgtttataaatatatatatgtttatttatccattctgtcactCTGTGTCTTTTGAactgaggagtttaatccattagctttattccttttttttttttgcatgaaagggaccaggaatcgaacctgggtctctggcctggcagagaactctgcctgtggagccactgtggcctgccctgctatattttaaatgtttgaactAATTCTTCTAGGATATTTATGTGACTTATTTATTGATTTGGTGATTTTACAACTCCTACTGAGCacattcagaatatttttagttCAATAAATAAGCCATTACATTGTAGTGATCAGCTGGGCAGAAACGGTCCCTTACAATGAAAAGGCCTAAGTGCAGATACCTCCTATTAATAGGAGAATTGGAATGTTTTCATATAAAGGGTAGATTTGGGAGAAGTGACTTcatcacactgcaaaagcttcATGGGGAAACCTGAAGTAGTAACAAGAAGTTTCTGTTGGAGGGTGAACAGATGATGAAGATATTTTAAGGACATAGGTCATAGAATGATAGTACCAGTATTGGGCAGTTTGCTTGGGATAAACAGTAATTGGTAAAATGGGTTTAGCATCATTTGCAGGCCCTTTCTGACCATATACCTTTTCCTGGCAGGCCATAAAAGACAGTGGATTTTTCACAAATTTTATTCACTGTAAACATTCAATTAGGAAAACTCTATGCTTTTCCAGTAGCAATGGGAATACATGCTTCCCATTATTTTTGAGCAGAGGTTTTCAAGGCCCATTTGTTGCAGAATTCAGACTTTATATGCAAGCCAGCGTCTGTAACAACGTGCCACACCTTTGCTTTAGCAAAATGTAATAGTGTAAGAACCAAGGCGTGGGGCCCTGAATCAACTTAATGTTGTGAATCAGAGGGGCCTCAAATAGAGGGCTTCTTAGTCATTGTCATATCACACTCTTGATATGGTGATAGTAGTGGTCTGTGAGCTGTATGtgtcccaccccctcccccttgGTTTCCCATACCACCCACTACCGCATGTCTTTTTGTGTGGGGATATTgactaattaaaaagaattaggaTAAAACTGTTTCAGAAGTAAGTAAGGGATTAGGAAGGACTGTTAGGAAgatacacttttttttccccctcagactTTCTTATTGAGAATTGAACCCTTTCTTTTGGTCTTTTATTATGAAGTGTCAGAATGGAGGGCAGGCAGTAGCAGGACCATCCTGGTACAGTGAAGTGGACAGCACTGATGGTGACTGATCCTTCTGGATATATAGCCCTCCTTTCACCTCTGGCCCCAAGCTGATGTGATACAGCTGCATTGGACAGGGCCTAAAGTTGTCCACTGCACTATTGCCATCATTTTGCATGTTTGTCTTAGAGGCAAGGACCTCCTTTTCTAGGTACCTAGCATTGATGTTTGTGATTGCTCTTGTGAAAATCCCTGTTCGCCTTTCATTCTTCACAAAAATGCTTAGAGCTGTTTTAAAAAAGTTTGCTTTAagagattttgaaataatttatcacCTGgctttaattgtaaaatatagtcAGGTAAATACATAAAGAGAGGGAGCATCTAAGCAGTTTGTGGCCAgcacctatatttaaaaatattttattttatttttttaataggtaTACATATATTACAAAATTCAAAAAGATATAGGAGGGAATACAGTGAAGTTCCCCAATCCTGTCCCCATCCACCCACTCACCCTTCCCACAACTactgtttctaagaatttatcccaCATAAATAATCTCACAcatataatgtaaaataatttatgcATACGAATACTCATTATGGCATAATTTGTGATAGCAAAAGGTGCAAAACAGTGGAAATATCCATCATTAGGGGGTTGATTAAATTGTAGTTTATCCATTCAGTGAACAGCAcaaatataaagtgaaaaaagcaaaatccAGAACAGTATgcattttttatcatttatattttatatttgctgtaatttgtgtttttaataaaagaagataatgtgtgtatgcatgcagtACCTCTGGAAGGGTGGGCAGGAAGGTGGGGGCTGAGATTGAGCAGTGCAAACAGCATTTTGGAAGGCACAGTGCCCAGAAAGGGAAGGATGTATATCTATAAGATGGAGTAGCAAGGATGGGGTGAACAGATACCcgcttctctttttcctttctttaggcATATAGCACATCACAATCTTATATTACCTTCTGTTTTTCAGTCTATTTTGGATTTCTTTCCTATTAAGATATTTAgattagctttttgttttttagggcTCCACAGCAATTTATTGTTTCTAATcctttgctattacaaataatgctgtaaTAAATAACCTCTTACATGCGTCATTTCACACTTAGTGATAAGATATCTGAAGGTTAAATTCCTGAAAGTGTAATTATTGTATCAAAGAATAAGTGCTTTTGTAATTCTGAAAGATAACTGCCCTCTTCAAAGGTGgtaccaatttatactcccaTCAACTAGCTATGTATTTTAAGAGCATCTGTTTCCCTAGATGCTTGCCAACTAGGatcaaacttttttatttttgctgatcTTAGAATTAAAAAGCAGCATCTCAGTATGGcttcaatttttattatgaatgaagGTCAATATTTTATGAGCCATTTGTTTTTGACTGCTGAAAGCATCTCAGCTAATATAGTGACCAtctttctgggtctcagtttcctcatctataaattgggAATAAGAATAGTAAGTAGCTTGTTGGATGATTAAATGAAGTTTATGTACAGCACTcaacacagtgcctgacacatagcaaGCATTCAATAAATTATTACATGATGGCTGACAATCAGCAGCTGGTAGCACAATACAGATTAGGTTAAGAATATGTTCATCTCCATGTCTCTAGTCACATGGAGCCTTGTTCATTTACATTGCCATCCATCAGAGAAATGCCAAGTCAGAGCTTTCCTTGATCGTGGAATAGTAAAGAATCCTTTTCCATGGAACTTAATCCATAGGGTATCAGTGGAGCTGGTGAGGGGATAGGCACAGCCTTATCCCCAATATTTAAACTTAGCCAACATGGTAAATTGgtttaatatgaaataaaaacaagattagaaaaaaaacagatgtaCATCTCTTTATTCCACCAAGGTTCTCAAGCCCCGGCTTTCCTGGGTTGAAGCTGGGTCTCTACTTATAAACTCAGAGGGATGCCAACCAGCCATTCCatgaaggggaagagggaaagagcCTCTAAGTGGAGGGGAAAAACAGCTTTAGAAATCTGGCTTCCCCTGAACAAGACCACACTGTATTTTACAAACTAGGAAAATCACCTTTTTGTTTTTAGCACATCAAACTGGTTTCCCAACAGGGAGCACAGGCGAGAGCGATGTGTATTAAATAAAGATGTTTGGAGGCAGGCCCCCTGTCTTGTGACAGCCCTTGTTCCTGGCACACAGGGGCTATCACCAGGTAGATTCCTAATGATTTTTACCTGGAGCTGCTGAATATGTTAATACTGTATATAGCCCCAGCTCCCCCTTTCCTGTTGACTCCCATGCTTCTTATATT
This genomic stretch from Tamandua tetradactyla isolate mTamTet1 chromosome 12, mTamTet1.pri, whole genome shotgun sequence harbors:
- the ISCA2 gene encoding iron-sulfur cluster assembly 2 homolog, mitochondrial produces the protein MAAAWWLSVTSAALRAVTPWPKSRLTAASPRPQARREASSSNPEAGEGQIRLTDTCVQRLLEITEGSEFLRLQVEGGGCSGFQYKFSLDTVINPDDRVFEQGGARVVVDSDSLAFVKGAQVDFSQELIRSSFQVLNNPQAQQGCSCGSSFSIKL